Proteins encoded in a region of the Methylosinus trichosporium OB3b genome:
- a CDS encoding heme-binding protein: MFRKMMVAAVAACVFSTGAYAANSACPNVTRAQLRLALKKAVHDTRGKLGLGLNMWATIVAPDGRVCVVTNSSGDPIQGQWLASRAISAQKAFTAVSLSLGLTPDSGSTTGLATGKLALSTANLYSAVQPGGSLFGLQESNPVAAPEAYGDKIVGGVPVGPTDTATYGSDNDPMIGLVIGGVNVFGGGLGLYAAGGVKTGGVGVSGDTSCTDHLIAWRVRNNLGLDHLGTVGGVSGDPTRPDNIVFDIAANPTGGTGLSAGGWGHPPCAGNSNAVSTGFANRLPVVQN; encoded by the coding sequence ATGTTTCGTAAGATGATGGTCGCGGCGGTCGCCGCCTGTGTGTTCTCGACTGGGGCCTATGCGGCGAATTCCGCCTGCCCCAATGTCACGCGCGCCCAGCTCCGGCTCGCTCTGAAGAAGGCTGTCCACGACACGCGTGGCAAGCTCGGCCTCGGTCTCAACATGTGGGCGACGATCGTCGCGCCGGATGGACGCGTGTGCGTCGTCACCAATTCGAGCGGCGATCCCATTCAGGGCCAATGGCTGGCCAGTCGCGCGATTTCCGCGCAGAAGGCCTTCACCGCGGTGTCGCTGAGCCTCGGGCTGACGCCGGATTCCGGCTCGACGACGGGCCTCGCCACGGGCAAGCTCGCTCTGTCGACCGCCAATCTCTATTCGGCGGTTCAGCCCGGCGGAAGCCTGTTCGGCCTGCAGGAGAGCAATCCCGTCGCCGCCCCCGAGGCCTATGGCGACAAGATCGTCGGCGGCGTCCCGGTCGGTCCCACCGACACGGCGACCTACGGCTCGGATAATGATCCGATGATCGGCCTCGTCATCGGCGGCGTCAATGTGTTCGGCGGCGGCCTCGGCCTCTATGCCGCCGGCGGCGTGAAGACGGGCGGCGTCGGCGTCAGCGGCGACACTTCCTGCACCGACCATCTCATCGCCTGGCGCGTGCGCAACAATCTCGGCCTCGATCACCTCGGCACGGTCGGCGGCGTTTCAGGCGACCCGACGCGCCCCGACAATATCGTCTTCGACATCGCCGCCAATCCCACCGGCGGCACGGGCCTGAGCGCGGGCGGCTGGGGCCATCCGCCTTGCGCCGGCAACAGCAACGCCGTTTCGACCGGCTTCGCCAATCGGCTTCCGGTCGTTCAGAACTGA
- the frr gene encoding ribosome recycling factor: MSQTFDLPELKRRMQGAMATLKHELGGLRTGRASAGLLEPIHVEAYGQSTPLNQVATISVPEPRLLSVQVWDKGLVSAVDKAIRDSNLGLMPTIEGQVLRIRTPELNEQRRKELVKVAHKYAEEARVSVRHVRRDGIDILKKLQKDHALPEDDAKRHETEVQKATDEAVRDIDAALAQKEKEILQV, from the coding sequence ATGAGCCAGACTTTCGATCTGCCCGAATTGAAACGCCGTATGCAGGGCGCGATGGCGACGCTCAAGCACGAGCTCGGGGGGCTGCGCACCGGGCGCGCTTCGGCCGGACTGCTCGAGCCGATCCATGTCGAGGCCTATGGACAATCCACGCCGCTCAATCAGGTCGCGACGATCAGCGTCCCGGAGCCGCGCCTGCTGTCCGTGCAGGTGTGGGACAAGGGGCTCGTCTCGGCCGTCGACAAGGCGATTCGCGATTCCAATCTCGGCCTCATGCCGACGATCGAGGGCCAGGTGCTGCGCATCCGCACGCCCGAGCTCAACGAGCAGCGCCGCAAGGAGCTCGTCAAGGTCGCGCATAAATATGCGGAGGAGGCGCGCGTCTCGGTGCGTCATGTGCGCCGCGACGGCATCGATATTTTGAAGAAGCTGCAGAAGGACCACGCTCTGCCCGAGGACGACGCCAAGCGTCACGAGACCGAGGTGCAGAAGGCGACCGACGAGGCCGTGCGCGACATCGACGCCGCGCTGGCGCAGAAAGAAAAAGAGATCCTGCAAGTTTGA
- a CDS encoding isoprenyl transferase: MGDGGVLEFGAAALAPRSAPRHVALIMDGNGRWAAARGLPRFEGHRRGVEALRKTVRAAIELGVDYLTVYSFSVENWSRPPEEVQSLLALLHRFIRNDIGELRSNNVRVRVIGDRIDLSDDIAALLREAEETTAANTGLTLIVAFNYGARQEIAAAARALAEEVAAGRLRPGDIDADAISARLDTAGIPDPDLIIRTSGEQRLSNFMLWQAAYAELLFVPVHWPDFDRADFEAAIDDYAHRDRRFGGLAPVGRRAKTAS, encoded by the coding sequence ATGGGAGACGGCGGAGTTCTCGAATTCGGCGCGGCGGCCCTCGCGCCGCGGTCTGCGCCGCGTCATGTCGCGCTGATCATGGACGGCAACGGCCGCTGGGCGGCGGCGCGCGGACTGCCCCGCTTCGAGGGGCACAGGCGCGGCGTCGAGGCGCTGCGCAAGACGGTGCGCGCTGCGATCGAGCTCGGCGTCGACTATCTCACGGTCTATTCCTTCTCCGTCGAGAACTGGTCGCGCCCCCCCGAGGAGGTCCAGAGCCTGCTCGCGCTGCTGCATCGCTTCATTCGCAACGATATCGGCGAGCTGCGCTCCAACAATGTGCGGGTGAGGGTGATCGGCGACCGCATCGACCTTTCCGACGACATCGCGGCTCTGCTGCGCGAGGCGGAGGAGACGACGGCGGCCAACACCGGGCTGACTTTGATCGTCGCCTTCAATTATGGGGCGCGTCAGGAGATCGCGGCGGCCGCGCGCGCGCTCGCCGAGGAGGTCGCGGCCGGCCGGCTGCGGCCCGGCGATATCGACGCCGATGCGATCTCGGCGCGGCTGGACACGGCCGGCATTCCGGACCCGGATCTCATCATCCGCACCTCCGGCGAGCAGCGCCTGTCGAACTTCATGCTCTGGCAGGCGGCCTATGCCGAGCTATTGTTCGTGCCGGTGCATTGGCCCGATTTCGATCGGGCGGATTTCGAGGCGGCGATCGACGATTACGCGCATCGCGACCGACGCTTCGGCGGGCTCGCGCCAGTCGGAAGGCGTGCGAAGACAGCTTCATGA
- a CDS encoding phosphatidate cytidylyltransferase — MSEPLRSGPALAGGRSGKFGDLGPRLLSAAALIATAVLALYLGGDVFALFWLLAAFAVSWEWQGIVGGALGLARTALGGASLAAATAFAAHGAGPLALASLGAFAILFAVLAGPERRFWAPLGLVYAGSLVVSANVLRRSPDFGALSIAWLFAVVWGADVMAYFGGRLIGGPKLWPKVSPGKTWSGAIVGLVSGAFFGLALAVFGPWPQAASPELLGVGLVAAALAQLGDLFESWIKRRFGVKDSSRLIPGHGGVMDRVDGFIFASAFAALLGGLRGQESLAAGLFIW; from the coding sequence ATGAGCGAACCACTGCGGTCAGGCCCCGCCCTCGCGGGCGGCAGAAGCGGAAAATTCGGGGATCTCGGTCCGCGCCTGCTTTCGGCGGCGGCGTTGATCGCGACGGCGGTCCTCGCTCTCTATCTCGGCGGCGACGTCTTCGCTTTGTTCTGGCTGCTGGCGGCTTTCGCCGTGTCCTGGGAGTGGCAGGGGATCGTCGGCGGCGCGCTCGGTCTCGCGCGCACCGCGCTCGGCGGCGCCTCGCTCGCCGCCGCCACGGCCTTCGCGGCGCATGGAGCGGGGCCGCTGGCGCTCGCCTCGCTCGGCGCCTTCGCCATTTTGTTCGCGGTGCTGGCGGGGCCGGAGCGCCGCTTCTGGGCGCCGCTCGGCCTCGTCTACGCCGGCTCGCTGGTGGTGTCGGCGAATGTGCTGCGCCGCTCGCCCGATTTCGGCGCGCTCTCCATCGCCTGGCTGTTCGCCGTCGTCTGGGGCGCCGATGTGATGGCTTATTTCGGCGGCCGGCTGATCGGCGGCCCCAAGCTGTGGCCGAAGGTCTCGCCGGGCAAGACCTGGTCCGGCGCGATCGTCGGCCTCGTCAGCGGCGCGTTTTTCGGCCTCGCGCTCGCCGTTTTCGGCCCTTGGCCGCAGGCGGCCTCGCCCGAACTCTTGGGGGTGGGGCTGGTCGCGGCGGCGCTGGCCCAGCTCGGCGATCTGTTCGAGTCGTGGATCAAGCGCCGCTTCGGCGTCAAGGATTCGAGCCGGCTCATCCCCGGCCACGGCGGCGTGATGGATCGCGTCGACGGCTTCATCTTCGCCAGCGCCTTCGCGGCGCTGCTCGGCGGATTGCGCGGTCAGGAATCCCTGGCCGCTGGACTTTTCATCTGGTAG
- the dxr gene encoding 1-deoxy-D-xylulose-5-phosphate reductoisomerase, with amino-acid sequence MATGIRSDDFSIPAGRSRPRRIVLLGATGSIGRSTVDLLERDPRGFEVAAVAGGRDVEALARVARAVRAEFAAIADPDALGALKQALSGSGIEVGAGPAAVVEAAEREADLVVSAIVGAAGVVPTHAALRLGRDVALANKECLVCAGAPFMREAEKAGARLLPMDSEHNAIFQALGGADPATIERMTLTASGGPFRTWTRTAIAEATPEQALAHPNWAMGPKITIDCAGMMNKGLELIEAHHLFGVPAARLDVVVHPQSIVHGLVSFSDGSVTAGLAVPDMRVPIAHCLAFPDRLTTPARRLDLAAIGQLTFERPDFERFPALRLALDALGEGGGLPTVLNAANEIAVEGFLSRRIGFEGIHRHVAAACEAALKDGTAREPGSVEEALDIDHIVRERSRAALAMPAASGMLTLT; translated from the coding sequence ATGGCGACAGGCATCCGAAGCGACGATTTTTCCATTCCGGCCGGGCGCTCGCGCCCGCGGCGCATCGTGCTGCTCGGCGCGACGGGGTCGATCGGCCGCTCGACCGTCGACCTGCTGGAGCGCGATCCACGCGGCTTCGAGGTCGCGGCGGTCGCCGGCGGCCGCGATGTCGAGGCTCTGGCCCGCGTCGCCCGCGCCGTTCGGGCCGAGTTCGCCGCCATCGCCGATCCCGATGCGCTCGGGGCTCTGAAGCAGGCGCTCTCCGGCAGCGGGATCGAGGTAGGCGCCGGCCCTGCGGCCGTGGTCGAGGCCGCCGAGCGCGAGGCCGATCTCGTCGTCAGCGCCATCGTCGGCGCCGCCGGCGTCGTTCCCACCCACGCGGCGCTGCGGCTCGGGCGCGACGTCGCCCTCGCCAACAAGGAATGCCTCGTCTGCGCCGGCGCGCCCTTCATGCGCGAGGCCGAGAAGGCCGGGGCCCGGCTGCTGCCGATGGACAGCGAGCACAACGCCATCTTCCAGGCGCTGGGCGGGGCCGATCCGGCGACCATCGAGCGCATGACCCTGACCGCCTCGGGCGGGCCGTTCCGCACCTGGACCCGCACGGCGATCGCCGAGGCGACGCCGGAGCAGGCGCTCGCCCATCCCAATTGGGCCATGGGTCCGAAGATCACGATCGACTGCGCCGGCATGATGAACAAAGGCCTCGAGCTGATCGAGGCGCATCATTTGTTCGGCGTCCCGGCGGCGCGGCTCGATGTGGTGGTGCATCCGCAGTCGATCGTCCACGGCCTCGTCTCCTTCTCCGACGGCTCGGTGACGGCCGGGCTCGCCGTTCCCGACATGCGCGTGCCGATCGCCCATTGCCTCGCTTTTCCCGATCGGCTGACGACGCCCGCGCGGCGTCTCGACCTCGCGGCGATCGGCCAGCTCACCTTCGAGCGCCCGGATTTCGAGCGCTTTCCGGCGCTGCGGCTGGCGCTCGACGCGCTCGGGGAGGGCGGGGGGCTGCCGACCGTGCTCAACGCCGCCAATGAGATCGCCGTCGAGGGCTTTCTGTCGCGGCGCATCGGCTTCGAGGGAATCCACCGCCATGTGGCCGCCGCCTGCGAGGCCGCGCTCAAGGACGGCACGGCGCGCGAGCCGGGGAGTGTGGAAGAAGCGCTCGATATTGACCATATCGTCAGAGAAAGGTCGCGGGCCGCCTTGGCGATGCCCGCGGCTTCGGGCATGTTAACGCTTACGTAA
- the rseP gene encoding RIP metalloprotease RseP, which yields MSILTYIVPFIFVLTVVVFFHELGHFLVGRWCGVKIDAFSIGFGPELWGREDRRGTRWRVAAIPLGGYVKFHGDANGASVPDPERIAAMPEEERKVAFAAQPVWKRMAIVLAGPVANFVLALAIFTVLFATVGRNVLTPRVATVTPASAAAEAGFQPGDLVLSIDDQPIDSFARMQEIVATSTGKPLTIVVRRAEREETLTATPQLREIETALGKTRVGMLGLQASNNPADLREERFGLGRSVLLAAGETWMIVERTGAYLGGLIAGREGADQLSGPIGIAQVSGQMAKAIDKVGLTPLFNLIAILSISIGLLNLMPVPLLDGGHLMFYAIEAARGRALAERTQEYAFRLGLAMVTTLMVFSTYNDVARLLRKLTGAGDN from the coding sequence ATGTCGATCCTCACCTATATCGTCCCCTTCATCTTCGTGCTGACCGTCGTGGTCTTCTTCCACGAGCTCGGCCATTTCCTGGTCGGACGCTGGTGCGGCGTCAAGATCGACGCCTTCTCGATCGGCTTCGGCCCCGAGCTCTGGGGCCGCGAGGACCGGCGCGGCACGCGCTGGCGCGTCGCCGCCATCCCGCTCGGCGGCTATGTGAAGTTCCACGGCGACGCCAATGGCGCGAGCGTCCCCGATCCCGAGCGAATCGCGGCCATGCCGGAGGAAGAGCGCAAGGTCGCCTTCGCCGCCCAGCCGGTGTGGAAGCGCATGGCCATCGTGCTCGCCGGCCCGGTCGCCAATTTCGTCCTGGCGCTCGCCATCTTCACCGTCCTGTTCGCGACAGTCGGACGCAATGTGCTGACGCCGCGCGTCGCCACGGTCACGCCGGCGAGCGCCGCGGCCGAGGCCGGCTTCCAGCCCGGCGATCTCGTCCTATCGATCGACGATCAGCCGATCGATAGCTTCGCCCGCATGCAGGAGATCGTCGCCACCTCGACCGGCAAGCCGTTGACCATAGTGGTGCGCCGCGCCGAGCGTGAGGAGACTTTGACGGCGACGCCGCAATTGCGCGAGATCGAGACGGCGCTCGGCAAGACGAGAGTCGGCATGCTCGGCCTGCAGGCGAGCAATAATCCGGCCGACCTGCGCGAGGAGCGCTTCGGCCTCGGTCGCTCCGTTCTGCTCGCCGCCGGCGAAACCTGGATGATCGTCGAGCGCACCGGCGCATATCTCGGCGGGCTGATCGCCGGACGCGAGGGCGCCGACCAATTGTCCGGCCCGATCGGCATCGCCCAGGTCTCCGGCCAGATGGCCAAGGCGATCGACAAGGTCGGCCTGACGCCGCTGTTCAACCTCATCGCGATCCTGTCGATCTCGATCGGCCTGCTCAATCTGATGCCCGTGCCGCTGCTCGACGGCGGCCATCTGATGTTCTACGCGATAGAGGCGGCGCGGGGACGCGCGCTCGCCGAACGCACGCAGGAATATGCGTTCCGACTGGGCCTCGCCATGGTGACGACGCTGATGGTGTTTTCGACCTACAACGACGTCGCGCGGCTCCTGCGCAAGTTGACCGGCGCGGGCGATAACTGA
- the bamA gene encoding outer membrane protein assembly factor BamA: MQSIEAFWKRSCVLAAMAVVLVLSPPAFAEEIVVVGNTRGDAEMIRSYFSGTSPEDVEQGLQALRNSGRFSNVSATREHGRLVIHVSESNLINRVVFEGNSKVKTDTLTSEVRTRAHGSFNKAVIDQDIARLLEIYKRSGRAGAKITYRTIELPNGRIDVVFNVEEGEKTGVKEIKFVGNNVYSTGRLVELMETTEMNFLSFLKTSDVYDPDRIASDLELVRRFYLKNGYADFHVVSSDAVFDPAQGGYIVNIVVEEGPEYRVSSVDIESHLPDIDPQSLRGDLRIEAGDVYNGDAVEKTVEALTREIAKKGYAFSQARPRGERNPAAQTVAIRFVIDEGPRVYIERINIRGNTRTRDYVIRREFEIGEGDAYNRVLIDRAERRLNGLGFFKKVRVTNEPGSSSDRVVINVDVEDQATGNFGVSGGYSTVQGFMGEVSVSESNFMGRGQAARASVEVGQRARGVSFSFTEPYFLDQRLSAGFDLFAKASNAYYYSYYNTTSVGGTLRLGVPITDEISISPRYSIYNTHISIPNDSSRPYNDCQNPIWGYTPGFGYIYAPTPSDVSLYYNCQSNGEASLAIKETVGSRLTSMIGYSLSYNTLDNIRNPKNGVHAQLSQDVAGLGGVSRYVRTTADIRYFHELPFIDDVVGIARVQGGNMFGLGDYKFRVVDNFNLGPTLVRGFAPGGLGPRDISNWTSTYGNSLGGTNYVGASLEVQFPIWGLPKDIGLRGALFADAGTLWGYDGRTNFSQVLTGSYNPTCTYPYTAASNYGQGTCIIVSGDQAQIRSSVGASALWQSPLGPIRFDYAVVLSKAYGDVTQRFRFSGGANF; this comes from the coding sequence ATGCAGTCCATCGAGGCTTTCTGGAAACGTTCCTGTGTTCTGGCCGCGATGGCGGTCGTCCTCGTTCTGTCCCCTCCCGCCTTTGCGGAGGAGATCGTCGTCGTCGGCAACACGCGCGGCGACGCGGAAATGATCCGCTCCTATTTCTCCGGCACCAGCCCGGAAGATGTCGAGCAAGGGCTGCAGGCGCTGCGCAACAGCGGCCGGTTCTCCAATGTGTCGGCGACGCGTGAGCATGGTCGCCTGGTGATCCACGTGTCCGAGAGCAATCTCATCAATCGCGTCGTCTTCGAGGGCAACAGCAAGGTCAAGACCGACACGCTGACCTCTGAGGTGCGCACGCGCGCGCACGGCTCCTTCAACAAGGCCGTCATCGATCAGGACATCGCGCGCCTCCTCGAGATCTACAAGCGCTCCGGCCGCGCCGGCGCGAAGATCACCTATCGCACCATCGAATTGCCGAACGGCCGCATCGATGTGGTGTTCAACGTCGAGGAAGGCGAGAAGACCGGCGTCAAGGAGATCAAATTCGTCGGCAACAATGTCTATTCGACCGGGCGTCTCGTCGAGCTGATGGAGACGACGGAGATGAACTTCCTGTCGTTCCTGAAAACGAGCGACGTCTATGATCCGGACCGCATCGCTTCCGACCTCGAGCTGGTTCGCCGCTTCTATCTGAAGAACGGCTACGCCGACTTCCATGTCGTCAGCTCCGACGCCGTGTTCGATCCGGCGCAGGGCGGCTATATCGTCAACATCGTCGTCGAGGAGGGGCCGGAATATCGCGTCTCTTCCGTCGACATCGAATCGCATCTGCCCGATATCGATCCGCAATCGCTGCGCGGCGATCTGCGCATCGAGGCCGGCGACGTCTATAATGGCGACGCCGTCGAGAAGACGGTCGAGGCGCTGACGCGCGAGATCGCCAAGAAGGGCTACGCCTTCTCGCAGGCGCGGCCGCGCGGCGAACGCAATCCGGCGGCGCAGACGGTGGCCATCCGCTTCGTCATCGACGAGGGCCCGCGCGTCTACATCGAGCGCATCAACATCCGCGGCAACACGCGCACGCGCGACTATGTGATTCGCCGCGAGTTCGAGATCGGCGAGGGCGACGCCTATAATCGCGTGCTGATCGACCGCGCCGAGCGTCGCCTCAACGGCCTCGGCTTCTTCAAGAAGGTGCGCGTCACCAACGAGCCGGGCTCGTCCTCCGACCGCGTCGTCATCAATGTCGACGTCGAGGATCAGGCGACCGGCAATTTCGGCGTCTCGGGCGGATATTCGACCGTGCAAGGCTTCATGGGCGAAGTCTCGGTGTCGGAGAGCAACTTCATGGGCAGGGGGCAGGCGGCGCGCGCCTCGGTCGAGGTCGGTCAGCGCGCCCGCGGCGTCAGCTTCAGCTTCACCGAGCCCTATTTTCTCGACCAGCGGCTCTCTGCGGGTTTCGACCTCTTCGCCAAGGCCTCGAACGCCTATTACTATTCCTACTACAACACGACCTCGGTCGGCGGCACGCTGCGCCTCGGCGTGCCGATCACCGACGAGATCAGCATCTCGCCGCGCTATTCGATCTACAACACGCACATCTCGATCCCCAACGACAGCAGCCGTCCCTATAACGACTGTCAAAATCCGATCTGGGGCTACACGCCGGGCTTCGGCTATATCTACGCGCCGACCCCGTCCGACGTGAGCCTCTATTACAATTGTCAAAGCAATGGCGAGGCGTCGCTCGCCATCAAGGAGACGGTGGGCTCGCGCCTCACCTCGATGATCGGCTACTCGCTGTCCTACAACACGCTCGACAATATCCGTAATCCGAAGAACGGCGTGCATGCCCAGCTGTCGCAGGATGTCGCGGGCCTCGGCGGCGTCAGCCGCTATGTGCGCACGACCGCTGACATCCGCTACTTCCACGAGCTGCCGTTTATCGACGATGTGGTCGGCATCGCCCGCGTGCAGGGCGGCAACATGTTCGGCCTCGGCGACTACAAGTTCCGCGTGGTCGATAATTTCAACCTCGGCCCGACCTTGGTGCGCGGCTTCGCGCCGGGCGGCCTCGGACCGCGCGACATCTCGAACTGGACCAGCACTTACGGCAACTCGCTCGGCGGCACGAATTATGTCGGCGCCTCGCTCGAAGTGCAGTTCCCGATCTGGGGCCTGCCCAAGGACATCGGCCTGCGCGGCGCCCTGTTCGCCGACGCCGGCACGCTGTGGGGCTATGACGGGCGGACCAACTTCAGCCAAGTGCTGACCGGCTCCTACAACCCGACCTGCACCTATCCTTACACGGCGGCGTCGAACTACGGCCAAGGCACCTGCATCATCGTCTCCGGCGACCAGGCGCAGATCCGCTCCTCGGTCGGCGCCTCGGCGCTGTGGCAGTCGCCGCTCGGCCCGATCCGCTTCGACTATGCGGTGGTGCTGTCCAAGGCCTATGGCGACGTCACGCAGCGGTTCCGCTTCTCCGGCGGCGCGAATTTCTGA
- the lpxD gene encoding UDP-3-O-(3-hydroxymyristoyl)glucosamine N-acyltransferase, with protein MSAGGFFRLDRPLSLAEAAEIGGARLAAPVAEEGVVIIGVAALDRAHAGDLSFYDRPRYAAGLRLCRATACLLRARDLPALPPGVAALIASDPHAAMARIMAALFPEALRPQSLFASSGVSPGAVVHPSARLEPGVIVDPGAVIGPRAEIGAGSVIGPQAVIGPDVRIGRGCSIGAGASLLCALIGDRVIIHPGARLGQDGFGFVLSRQGHVKSPQIGRVIVQDDVEIGANTTIDRGATRDTIIGEGTKIDNLVQIGHNVVIGRGCVIVAQSGLAGSCEIGDFVALGGQSAIGGHLTIGEGARIAAKSGVTRDAPSMARLSGVPARPVRRHLRGELLLDRLARRDGEPPC; from the coding sequence ATGAGCGCTGGCGGATTCTTCCGTCTCGACCGACCTTTGAGCTTGGCGGAGGCCGCCGAGATCGGCGGCGCGCGGCTCGCGGCGCCGGTCGCGGAGGAGGGAGTGGTCATCATCGGCGTCGCCGCGCTCGATCGCGCGCACGCCGGCGATCTCTCCTTCTACGATCGGCCCCGCTATGCGGCGGGGCTGCGCCTCTGCCGCGCCACCGCCTGTCTTCTACGCGCGCGCGACCTTCCCGCTCTGCCGCCCGGCGTCGCCGCGCTGATCGCGTCGGACCCGCACGCGGCCATGGCCAGAATCATGGCGGCGCTGTTCCCCGAGGCGCTGCGGCCGCAATCGCTGTTCGCCTCGTCGGGCGTCTCGCCCGGCGCCGTGGTGCATCCGTCGGCGCGGCTCGAGCCCGGCGTCATCGTCGATCCAGGCGCCGTCATCGGACCGCGCGCGGAGATCGGAGCGGGCAGCGTCATCGGGCCGCAGGCGGTGATCGGCCCCGATGTGCGTATCGGCCGCGGCTGCTCGATCGGCGCCGGCGCCAGCCTGCTCTGCGCGCTGATCGGCGACCGCGTCATCATCCACCCGGGCGCACGGCTCGGGCAGGACGGCTTCGGCTTCGTCCTCTCGCGCCAGGGCCACGTCAAATCGCCGCAAATCGGCCGCGTCATCGTCCAGGACGATGTGGAGATCGGCGCCAATACGACGATCGACCGCGGCGCGACGCGCGACACGATCATCGGTGAGGGAACGAAGATCGACAATCTCGTGCAGATCGGCCACAACGTGGTGATCGGGCGCGGCTGCGTCATTGTCGCGCAATCGGGCCTCGCCGGTTCCTGTGAGATCGGCGATTTCGTCGCGCTCGGCGGCCAATCGGCGATCGGCGGCCATCTGACGATCGGCGAAGGCGCGCGGATCGCGGCCAAGTCCGGCGTTACACGGGACGCGCCGTCGATGGCGCGGCTGAGCGGCGTTCCCGCTCGGCCCGTGCGTCGCCATTTGCGCGGCGAGCTGCTGCTCGACCGACTGGCGCGGCGCGACGGCGAGCCGCCGTGCTGA
- the fabZ gene encoding 3-hydroxyacyl-ACP dehydratase FabZ, whose translation MDDTTARAGATIDIARIMQLLPHRYPFLLIDRVIDVDGDRFGVGVKNVTVNEPQFQGHFPERPIFPGVLLIEAMAQTAGAIALNARARERPGSVFFVTIDKAKFRRPVQPGDRVELHMTKTAQRRDIVWYSGRALVDGALVCEAEVSAKLGD comes from the coding sequence ATGGACGACACCACAGCGCGCGCTGGCGCGACGATCGACATCGCGCGGATCATGCAGCTGCTGCCGCATCGCTATCCCTTTCTGCTGATCGACCGCGTCATCGACGTCGACGGCGACCGTTTCGGCGTCGGCGTCAAGAATGTGACGGTCAACGAGCCGCAGTTTCAGGGCCATTTTCCCGAGCGGCCGATCTTTCCGGGCGTGCTGCTGATCGAGGCGATGGCGCAGACGGCCGGCGCGATCGCGCTCAATGCGCGCGCGCGGGAGCGCCCGGGCAGCGTCTTCTTCGTCACCATCGACAAGGCCAAGTTCCGCCGACCCGTGCAGCCCGGCGACCGCGTCGAACTCCATATGACCAAGACGGCGCAGCGGCGAGACATCGTCTGGTATTCTGGCCGAGCGCTCGTCGATGGCGCGCTGGTCTGCGAGGCCGAGGTCAGCGCCAAGCTCGGCGATTGA
- the lpxA gene encoding acyl-ACP--UDP-N-acetylglucosamine O-acyltransferase, with amino-acid sequence MKARVHATAIVESGARLGDGVAVGPFCYICAGAELAEGVTLLSHVVVAGRTRIGARTIVHPFAAIGAAAQDLKAKGAAGALVVGADCVIREGVTLNAGTPAGGGETRIGDGCAFLAHAHVGHDCRLGDGVVLANQVLLGGHVRIGDHAAIGGASVVHQNVRIGAHAYVGGLSGLEGDLAPFGLAGGNRAHLFGLNLIGLKRRGFAEERLSRLRAAFRLLFSDEAPEQGVLAERIERAARDFSDDADVEAVLAFLRAERERPLCAPRRRG; translated from the coding sequence GTGAAAGCGCGAGTTCACGCGACAGCGATCGTGGAGAGCGGCGCCCGTCTCGGCGACGGCGTGGCGGTCGGCCCATTCTGCTATATTTGTGCCGGCGCCGAGCTCGCCGAGGGCGTCACGCTGCTCTCGCATGTCGTCGTCGCCGGGCGCACGCGCATCGGCGCGCGAACCATCGTCCATCCCTTCGCCGCGATCGGCGCGGCGGCGCAGGATTTGAAAGCCAAGGGCGCCGCCGGCGCGCTCGTCGTCGGCGCCGATTGCGTGATCCGAGAAGGTGTGACGCTCAACGCCGGCACGCCCGCCGGCGGCGGCGAGACCAGGATCGGCGACGGCTGCGCCTTTCTCGCTCACGCGCATGTCGGGCACGACTGCCGGCTCGGCGACGGCGTCGTGCTCGCCAATCAGGTGCTGCTCGGCGGCCATGTGCGCATCGGCGATCATGCGGCGATCGGCGGCGCCAGCGTCGTGCATCAGAATGTGCGCATCGGCGCTCACGCTTATGTCGGCGGGCTCTCGGGGCTCGAGGGCGATCTCGCGCCCTTCGGCCTCGCCGGCGGCAATCGCGCGCATCTCTTCGGCCTCAATCTCATCGGGCTGAAACGCCGCGGCTTCGCCGAGGAGCGGCTCTCGCGCTTGCGCGCCGCGTTTCGGCTGCTGTTCTCGGACGAGGCGCCGGAGCAGGGGGTGCTCGCCGAGCGGATCGAGCGCGCCGCGCGCGATTTTTCGGACGACGCCGATGTCGAGGCCGTGCTCGCCTTTCTGCGCGCCGAGCGCGAGCGGCCGCTGTGCGCGCCGCGGCGGAGGGGCTAG